Proteins found in one Lachancea thermotolerans CBS 6340 chromosome C complete sequence genomic segment:
- a CDS encoding KLTH0C03806p (similar to uniprot|P13090 Saccharomyces cerevisiae YML116W ATR1 Multidrug efflux pump of the major facilitator superfamily required for resistance to aminotriazole and 4-nitroquinoline-N-oxide) yields MNSEYTPVSKQRTGSDISRKVVDNHEDSDMLLASRSRLQNPDYFDKQWKEYLFVISSMLSQLLNQAAALQANPLFDLLSEDLKAKASQQAWLMASFPLVSGSFILVSGKVGDIYGLKKTLLGGYAVVVIWSLICGLSSYAHNVDFFIVARSFQGLGIAFVLPNVTGIVGNIYKPNTKAKNMVFSMIGACAPIGATLGCLFSGLIGTESEAWAWTFYAYTIVAALNGLIAWYVIPDNIPTNVHKFKMDWLGSFLGVCGLIMFNFVWNQAPTDGWDSAYIIVLLVISVILLLIFIIFEARFAKEPLLPRAVLFNRKLMMILASLFLGWGSFGIWTYYYMAFVLNLRHYTPLWAGGSYFMFAIFGTIAAFLVGHTIHKTGPAIILLASVIAFDVGCIMLSVTPVDQTYFRMSLGTMVILSFGMDLSFPASSIILSDQLPSQYQGMAGSLVNTMINYSMSLCLGVSGTAERQVNKDGTDLLKGYRAALYVGIGLASVGIFVSGAYAIEDWWTRRRERSVRIKLDEKHQE; encoded by the coding sequence ATGAACTCAGAGTATACCCCGGTGAGTAAGCAGCGGACGGGCAGTGATATCTCAAGGAAAGTGGTAGACAATCATGAAGATTCAGATATGCTTCTGGCTTCCAGATCTCGTTTGCAGAATCCAGATTACTTCGATAAGCAATGGAAAGAGTATCTATTTGTAATATCTTCGATGCTCTCGCAACTGCTCAACCAGGCCGCAGCTCTACAAGCGAACCCGTTATTTGACTTGCTATCCGAGGATCTGAAAGCGAAGGCGTCCCAGCAAGCTTGGCTGATGGCCTCGTTCCCGCTGGTTTCGGGTTCTTTCATTTTGGTTAGCGGCAAGGTCGGGGACATCTACGGCCTCAAGAAAACACTTCTTGGAGGTTACGCGGTCGTGGTGATTTGGTCATTGATCTGCGGACTAAGCTCTTATGCTCATAACGttgacttcttcattgttgCGAGGTCCTTCCAGGGCCTAGGCATTGCATTTGTGCTTCCAAACGTCACAGGAATAGTAGGGAACATCTACAAACCAAACACTAAAGCCAAGAACATGGTTTTCAGTATGATCGGGGCCTGTGCGCCTATTGGAGCCACTTTGGGTTGTCTGTTTTCTGGGCTAATAGGAACTGAAAGTGAAGCTTGGGCCTGGACTTTTTATGCATATACCATTGTCGCCGCTTTGAACGGCTTAATTGCATGGTATGTTATTCCCGATAACATTCCAACAAATGTTCACAAGTTTAAAATGGACTGGCTAGGATCCTTCTTAGGCGTTTGCGGCCTTATCATGTTCAATTTTGTTTGGAATCAAGCGCCGACTGACGGCTGGGACAGTGCTTACATTATCGTTCTCCTCGTTATATCGGTAATTCTTCTGTTAATTTTTATCATATTCGAAGCCAGGTTCGCAAAAGAGCCGCTTCTGCCGCGCGCGGTCTTATTCAACCGTAAGCTGATGATGATCTTAGCTTCCCTGTTCTTGGGCTGGGGCTCATTTGGAATTTGGACCTACTACTATATGGCTTTTGTGTTGAACCTAAGACACTACACACCATTGTGGGCAGGCGGATCATATTTCATGTTTGCAATTTTCGGAACAATTGCTGCTTTCCTTGTTGGACATACCATTCACAAAACCGGCCCTGCAATCATCCTATTAGCCTCAGTTATAGCTTTTGACGTGGGCTGTATAATGCTGTCAGTGACGCCAGTTGACCAAACGTACTTTCGCATGAGTCTTGGCACTATGGTTATTCTGAGCTTCGGAATGGATCTCTCATTTCCGGCTTCTTCCATTATACTGAGCGACCAGCTACCTAGTCAGTATCAAGGAATGGCTGGCTCTCTCGTCAATACCATGATCAACTACTCCATGTCACTGTGTTTGGGCGTAAGCGGAACTGCGGAGCGTCAAGTCAACAAGGATGGCACAGATCTTCTTAAGGGATATAGAGCTGCTCTATACGTAGGAATCGGTCTGGCATCAGTTGGTATTTTTGTTAGCGGGGCCTATGCAATCGAAGATTGGTGGACCAGAAGGAGGGAGCGGTCTGTAAGGATAAAGTTAGACGAAAAGCACCAAGAATGA
- the VAN1 gene encoding Van1p (similar to uniprot|P23642 Saccharomyces cerevisiae YML115C VAN1 Mannosyltransferase with a role in protein N-glycosylation), whose protein sequence is MLRKFDNGAEHYLISKGGQEILDSSDKERYEEEVKSLLDSTVEHYDLRDFEGSAQGEVNREHVLLLVPLRNAEQVLPLMFKNLMNLTYPHELIDLAFLVSDCSEDDKTLEALLEYCKELQSGTLSDVFAAHSSDEELIKEKGTHDLFLKYMRPSYLKMVKDAYSPPFHKGYDKPFRSVQIFQKDFGQIIGQGFSDRHAVKVQGIRRKLMGRARNWLTANALKPYHSWVYWRDADVELCPGSVIQDLMSTDFDVAVPNVWRPLPEFLQGEQPYDLNSWIESDPALQLAQTLDEDDVIVEGYAEYPTWRVHLAYLRDPDSNPKDIIELDGVGGVSILAKAKLFRNGVHFPAFTFENHAETEAFGKMAKKMGYRVAGLPHYTLWHIYEPSDDDLIQIAEREREKKRS, encoded by the coding sequence ATGCTGAGAAAATTCGACAACGGCGCCGAGCATTACCTGATCAGCAAAGGTGGCCAAGAAATTTTGGACTCCAGCGACAAGGAGCGGTATGAAGAGGAGGTTAAATCACTTCTTGATTCGACCGTTGAGCACTACGACCTGAGGGACTTTGAGGGCTCTGCCCAGGGGGAGGTGAATAGAGAGCATGTCCTTCTTCTAGTTCCCCTCAGGAACGCCGAGCAAGTTCTCCCACTTATGTTCAAAAACCTAATGAACTTGACCTACCCTCACGAGCTCATTGACCTGGCCTTCTTGGTCAGCGACTGTTCGGAGGATGATAAAACCTTAGAAGCTCTTTTGGAATATtgcaaagagcttcagagCGGTACCCTCTCAGACGTGTTTGCTGCTCATAGTAGTGACGAAGAGCTTattaaagaaaaaggaaCTCATGACCTGTTCCTCAAGTACATGAGGCCCAGCTACCTGAAAATGGTCAAAGACGCTTATAGCCCACCATTCCACAAGGGCTACGACAAGCCCTTTAGATCTGTTCAAATATtccaaaaagactttgGTCAAATTATCGGCCAGGGATTCTCTGACAGACACGCTGTGAAAGTCCAAGGGATAAGAAGAAAGCTAATGGGGCGCGCGCGGAACTGGCTTACTGCTAATGCTTTGAAGCCATATCACTCCTGGGTATATTGGAGAGACGCTGATGTAGAGTTATGCCCGGGATCGGTTATCCAGGACCTCATGTCAACAGATTTTGATGTTGCTGTCCCAAATGTCTGGCGTCCCCTGccagagtttttgcagGGCGAGCAGCCATATGATCTCAACTCATGGATAGAGTCGGACCCAGCGCTTCAGCTGGCTCAAACTCTGGATGAGGATGACGTAATTGTCGAGGGCTATGCAGAATATCCGACATGGAGAGTTCACTTAGCATACTTGAGGGATCCTGACAGCAATCCCAAAGATATCATAGAACTAGATGGTGTCGGGGGGGTTTCTATTTTGGCCAAAGCAAAGCTATTCAGAAACGGAGTGCATTTTCCTGCTTTCACGTTCGAAAATCATGCAGAGACGGAGGCCTTCGGGAAGATGGCCAAAAAGATGGGTTATAGAGTAGCTGGTTTACCTCACTACACCTTGTGGCACATCTATGAACCAAGTGATGACGACTTGATTCAAATTGCAGAGAgggaaagagaaaagaagaggtcTTGA
- the SAM4 gene encoding S-adenosylmethionine-homocysteine S-methyltransferase SAM4 (highly similar to uniprot|Q08985 Saccharomyces cerevisiae YPL273W SAM4 S-adenosylmethionine-homocysteine methyltransferase functions along with Mht1p in the conversion of S-adenosylmethionine (AdoMet) to methionine to control the methionine/AdoMet ratio): MPRPSVKEYLASNPEEVLVLDGGQGTELENRGIKVANPVWSTIPFISDSFWTANDSSSKDRQIVKEMYEDFLKAGARVLMTVTYQASFKSVSENTSITTLEEYDALLSRIVSFSRSCIGDDKWLVGCIGPWGAHNCSEFTGDYGSEPEKIDYLQYFKPQLDNFTVNDDLDLIGFETIPNIHELRAILSWDTTILPKPFYIGLSVHEHGVLRDGTTMHEVAELIKSLGDKINPNFVLLGINCVSYNHSPEILRSLHQEIPELPLIAYPNSGEVYDTVKKIWNPKGDHTLTWDQVVKSYIDSGARIIGGCCRTSPKDIAAINAAVNKYRPN, translated from the coding sequence ATGCCACGCCCAAGTGTAAAGGAATATCTAGCCAGCAATCCCGAGGAAGTGCTGGTTCTTGACGGAGGCCAAGGAACAGAGCTCGAGAACAGAGGGATCAAGGTGGCCAATCCAGTATGGTCTACTATCCCCTTCATTAGTGACTCGTTCTGGACGGCGAATGACAGCTCATCGAAAGACCGCCAGATCGTGAAGGAGATGTACGAGGACTTCCTGAAGGCCGGCGCGCGCGTGTTGATGACGGTTACTTACCAagcaagcttcaagtccGTGTCTGAGAACACGAGTATCACCACATTGGAGGAGTACGATGCCCTGCTGAGCAGGATCGTGTCTTTTTCACGCTCTTGCATAGGCGACGACAAGTGGCTGGTGGGGTGCATTGGACCCTGGGGCGCCCACAACTGTTCCGAGTTCACCGGCGACTACGGCAGTGAACCCGAGAAAATCGACTATCTACAGTATTTCAAGCCGCAGCTCGACAACTTCACTGTTAACGACGACTTGGACCTCATCGGATTCGAGACCATTCCCAACATCCATGAGCTGAGGGCCATTCTGTCTTGGGACACTACCATTCTACCAAAGCCATTCTACATTGGTCTTTCCGTGCACGAGCATGGCGTTCTGAGGGACGGCACCACCATGCACGAAGTTGCTGAGCTCATAAAATCCCTAGGCGACAAGATTAACCCCAACTTTGTATTACTCGGGATCAACTGCGTGAGCTATAACCACTCTCCAGAAATTCTGCGGTCGCTTCACCAGGAAATTCCCGAACTTCCTCTGATCGCTTACCCCAACAGCGGTGAGGTTTACGACACCGTCAAAAAGATCTGGAATCCCAAGGGAGACCACACGCTGACCTGGGACCAAGTTGTAAAGAGCTACATTGACAGCGGCGCAAGAATCATCGGTGGCTGTTGCAGAACATCCCCCAAGGATATCGCGGCCATCAACGCAGCAGTGAATAAATACCGCCCTAACTAG
- the PRM15 gene encoding phosphoribomutase PRM15 (similar to uniprot|Q03262 Saccharomyces cerevisiae YMR278W Hypothetical ORF), giving the protein MMSLTNAEVPEDLKLGVEAWLKYDKNEQTRDQIIKLVEDKSWTELRNRLNFRITFGTAGLRSRMEAGFNRMNTLTVLQASQGLAKYIASNFPDNLSVVVGHDHRFNSKDFAEVTIVAFLQLGFKVYDLGFTEDASQDVVVHTPMVPFGIDHLRASGGIMITASHNPKMDNGYKVYYSNGCQIIPPHDQRISQSILANLEPWDRAWDCAAVKAEAVQSEMLIDAKKVLVDQYVDTVRRSLVITNVNHTKAPWFVYTPLHGVGFEIFEKILSSAWRLGQGRDYLCVEEQKYPDPNFPTVSFPNPEEKGALDKAIELAEKHDITFVLGNDPDADRFSVAAKHNGQWRQLTGNEIGFLFAQYKWETYRLESDKFKGTNPLAMINSTVSSQMIKKMAEVEGFHYEDTLTGFKWLGNRARELENAGYFVPFAYEEAIGYMFSDVVHDKDGISAAVVFLQMLWSWKAQALTPFDVLQRAYQKYGVFKEYNGYYIVPDLSLTDKVFSGIRSGFSLQPTHIGQEFRVESYTDLTTGYQSNTPDSEPRLPVDPSSQMITATLTPTSSTGRQGFSESVRFTARGSGTEPKLKVYIEAVSSSEELASALAKKAWDVLRREWFKPEQTGLATNF; this is encoded by the coding sequence ATGATGAGCTTGACGAACGCTGAAGTTCCTGAGGACTTGAAACTTGGGGTCGAAGCTTGGTTGAAGTATGATAAGAACGAACAAACAAGAGACCAGATCATCAAGTTAGTGGAGGATAAGAGCTGGACGGAGCTTCGCAATCGCTTGAATTTCAGGATCACGTTTGGAACAGCGGGCCTGAGGTCTAGGATGGAGGCAGGGTTTAATCGCATGAATACTTTGACGGTTTTGCAAGCTTCCCAAGGCCTAGCAAAGTACATCGCAAGCAATTTCCCTGACAACCTGTCAGTTGTTGTTGGCCATGACCACAGGTTCAACTCTAAGGACTTCGCGGAGGTTACCATCGTGGCGTTTTTACAGTTAGGGTTCAAGGTGTACGACTTAGGGTTCACAGAAGACGCGTCGCAAGACGTCGTAGTCCACACCCCAATGGTGCCCTTCGGAATAGATCACTTGCGCGCTTCTGGCGGCATTATGATCACTGCGAGCCACAATCCTAAGATGGACAACGGGTACAAGGTGTACTACTCAAACGGCTGTCAAATTATCCCTCCCCATGACCAGCGTATTTCTCAGTCGATTTTGGCGAACCTAGAGCCTTGGGACCGGGCTTGGGACTGCGCCGCGGTAAAGGCCGAAGCAGTTCAATCTGAGATGCTCATTGACGCGAAAAAAGTACTGGTTGATCAGTACGTGGATACTGTGCGCCGCAGCTTGGTTATCACAAACGTCAATCACACCAAAGCGCCCTGGTTCGTTTATACCCCGCTGCACGGTGTCGGATTCGAAATATTTGAGAAGATCCTAAGCAGTGCCTGGAGGCTGGGGCAGGGCCGCGACTACCTGTGCGTTGAGGAACAGAAATATCCTGACCCCAACTTCCCTACTGTCAGCTTCCCCAACCCCGAAGAGAAAGGTGCGCTTGATAAAGCCATCGAGCTTGCTGAAAAGCACGACATAACATTCGTGCTCGGCAATGATCCAGATGCAGATAGGTTCTCAGTTGCAGCGAAGCACAATGGCCAGTGGCGGCAATTGACTGGTAACGAAATTGGGTTCTTGTTTGCCCAGTACAAGTGGGAGACGTACAGGCTGGAAAGtgacaagttcaagggCACTAACCCGCTAGCGATGATCAACTCCACAGTTTCTTCACAGATGATCAAAAAGATGGCTGAGGTCGAAGGCTTCCACTACGAAGATACCTTGACCGGGTTCAAGTGGCTCGGCAACAGAGCCCGAGAGCTCGAGAATGCCGGCTACTTCGTCCCTTTCGCTTATGAAGAAGCTATTGGATACATGTTCTCAGACGTCGTGCACGACAAAGACGGGATCAGCGCTGCTGTGGTATTTCTACAGATGCTCTGGAGTTGGAAGGCGCAGGCGCTGACTCCTTTTGACGTTTTGCAGCGCGCCTACCAGAAGTACGGGGTATTCAAAGAATACAATGGATATTACATCGTCCCTGACCTCTCTCTTACAGACAAGGTTTTCAGTGGCATCCGGAGTGGCTTCAGTCTCCAGCCCACACACATAGGACAAGAGTTCCGCGTCGAGTCCTACACTGACTTAACTACGGGCTACCAGTCCAACACTCCGGATAGCGAACCACGACTACCTGTTGACCCATCGTCCCAGATGATCACAGCTACCCTAACGCCGACGTCTTCTACAGGAAGGCAGGGCTTCTCGGAATCTGTGCGGTTTACCGCTAGAGGCTCCGGAACCGAGCCCAAGCTTAAGGTTTACATTGAGGCAGTTTCGTCGAGCGAAGAGCTAGCTTCTGCGCTTGCAAAAAAAGCCTGGGATGTCTTGCGAAGAGAGTGGTTCAAGCCAGAGCAAACAGGGCTCGCTACAAACTTCTGA
- the FCP1 gene encoding protein serine/threonine phosphatase (similar to uniprot|Q03254 Saccharomyces cerevisiae YMR277W FCP1 Carboxy-terminal domain (CTD) phosphatase) codes for MTTPIRLPSNLPFPVTIAKLCVSTGDSVKKGQRLFVYKYWELQDIITAPNEEAPKKKRRVDLIGTFDSPVEGTLVSLNIGLGDEFVNDANVIAEVNQLCSHEVTYGGLCVVCGKTVEEDDQNVSDNGISNSKLTVAHNNTNIKVSERQAATIEKTAQKHLREHKKLVLVVDLDQTVIHCGVDPTIHEWANDPSNPNYDALKNVKTFSLDEDPILPPFYMGPRPPPRKCQYYVKLRPGLQEFFDKIAPHFELHIYTMATRAYALEIAKIIDPKGELFGDRILSRDENGSLTHKSLERLFPMDQSMVVIIDDRGDVWSWCENLIKVVPYNFFVGVGDINSNFLPRQQNSMLHLGRRNRKKAEEEELLTDIMDTEKKLQEKIDQEVKKQEEKFNKINEENQPERPISKEDLTKKLEHNASLEVQQQNRPLAELQKHMNNQKLLTDDDDELPHLSNILLNVHKTYYDKLAEQGQPPDIKTLMPQMKSQVFKRCHFVFSGLIPLGTNVRQADIVLWTSMFGATTSVDVDEATTHVITKTPGTFKARLAKTYNPNIKVIHPDWIFECLVKWVRVNEKPYELTTEQDVSPEELEEFKKRLDKKKQSEKALSESIQQEATQELNLLTGNDLWLDNDDDEMDEFLNDEDANDDNEDGGEDLDEQQEYRSPSSDSSESSTRDVHTTGLSSDSASEHNGGEPENAELDAQHQATKRSFEPAEAETPPKRRNLNARDPANENDDEDLEAELLLELEG; via the coding sequence ATGACGACGCCAATAAGATTGCCTTCGAACTTGCCCTTCCCGGTTACGATAGCGAAACTTTGCGTTTCCACCGGGGACTCAGTTAAGAAAGGCCAGCGACTATTTGTTTACAAATATTGGGAGCTGCAAGATATTATAACGGCACCTAATGAAGAAGCACCGAAAAAGAAGCGAAGGGTTGACTTGATAGGGACATTTGACTCGCCAGTTGAAGGCACTCTAGTTTCGCTCAACATAGGCTTAGGCGACGAGTTCGTTAACGATGCGAACGTTATTGCGGAGGTGAACCAGCTCTGTTCGCACGAGGTTACATATGGCGGTCTCTGTGTTGTGTGCGGCAAGactgttgaagaagatgaccAAAACGTATCTGATAATGGTATTTCTAATAGCAAGCTAACAGTAGCACACAACAACACCAATATCAAAGTTTCAGAGCGACAGGCTGCGACTATCGAGAAGACTGCTCAGAAGCATTTACGCGAACACAAGAAACTGGTATTGGTTGTGGACTTAGATCAGACCGTGATTCACTGTGGTGTGGACCCAACTATCCATGAGTGGGCCAACGACCCTTCGAATCCCAACTACGACGCGTTAAAAAATGTCAAAACGTTTTCGCTGGACGAGGACCCGATACTTCCGCCTTTCTACATGGGTCCAAGACCGCCCCCAAGGAAGTGCCAGTACTACGTTAAACTAAGGCCGGGCCTTCAAgagttttttgataaaatcGCTCCTCATTTTGAACTCCATATCTATACAATGGCTACCCGAGCATACGCACTGGAAATCGCCAAAATAATCGACCCGAAAGGCGAACTGTTCGGCGACCGCATATTGTCGCGAGACGAGAATGGCTCACTAACGCACAAATCACTCGAAAGGCTCTTCCCCATGGATCAGTCGATGGTGGTAATCATCGATGATAGAGGCGATGTATGGAGCTGGTGCGAGAATTTAATCAAGGTAGTTCCTTACAACTTCTTCGTGGGTGTCGGGGACATTAACTCCAACTTTTTACCAAGACAGCAAAACTCTATGTTACATTTGGGTCgaagaaacagaaagaaggctgaggaagaagaacttctaACGGACATAATGGACAcagaaaagaagcttcaagagAAGATAGACCAGGAGGTGAAGAAACAAGAGGAGAAATTTAATAAAATCAACGAGGAGAACCAGCCAGAGCGGCCTATTTCCAAAGAGGATTTAAccaagaaactggagcACAATGCTTCTTTAGAAGTTCAGCAACAGAACAGGCCCCTGGCCGAGCTACAAAAACACATGAACAACCAAAAGCTACTGaccgacgacgacgatgaaCTTCCGCATCTCTCCAATATTCTTTTGAACGTACACAAAACTTATTATGACAAACTTGCCGAACAAGGTCAGCCTCCTGACATAAAAACGCTCATGCCACAAATGAAATCGCAGGTTTTCAAACGATGCCATTTTGTGTTTTCAGGGCTTATCCCTCTCGGGACTAACGTACGACAAGCAGACATTGTGTTATGGACGAGCATGTTCGGAGCAACAACCTCTGTTGACGTCGACGAAGCCACTACCCATGTCATTACCAAAACACCAGGTACCTTCAAGGCGCGCCTCGCGAAAACTTATAATCCTAACATCAAAGTAATTCACCCCGACTGGATTTTTGAATGTTTAGTCAAGTGGGTCAGGGTCAACGAAAAGCCTTATGAGCTGACCACAGAGCAAGATGTATCTCccgaagagctcgaggagTTTAAAAAGAGACTTGATAAGAAGAAGCAGTCTGAGAAGGCCTTGAGCGAGAGCATCCAGCAGGAGGCCACCCAAGAACTCAATCTTCTAACCGGCAATGACCTGTGGCTCgacaacgacgacgacgagatggatgagtttttgaacgaCGAAGATGCGAACGATGATAACGAAGATGGCGGCGAAGACCTAGATGAGCAGCAAGAATATCGGTCTCCAAGCTCGGACTCGTCAGAGTCGTCGACACGCGATGTCCATACTACTGGGCTTTCGTCCGACAGCGCTTCAGAGCACAACGGTGGCGAGCCTGAGAATGCTGAGCTGGACGCTCAGCATCAGGCAACTAAAAGATCCTTCGAGCCGGCTGAAGCGGAGACGCCTCCCAAACGGCGTAATTTGAACGCTCGCGACCCAGCGAACGAAAATGACGATGAAGATCTGGAGgcagagctgctgctcgagcttGAAGGCTAG
- the TAF8 gene encoding Taf8p (weakly similar to uniprot|Q03750 Saccharomyces cerevisiae YML114C TAF8 TFIID subunit (65 kDa) involved in RNA polymerase II transcription initiation), producing MTKSAPDSPSSSSSELKGVQLRHLPNLEEIPRTALDDPLRKLLEKAVAIQLKAVNSNVSISQFAFENLIILVEQMLSNMLVDLHKMVNIQRRHCISKKDLLLIIDGYNLTCADLMVELERSQYVRSHNLERVRKVREESEVVEAKEKTPLSEKELLESKHLEFFIQDKEILTLVPPTPKNTKYVPRWLPEFPPDHTYRFTSQFNRPITDERLMKRKLAEEADLSEKALIHLSKLSHEESPSEGADSDEIFKESQQDTQLIFGPAKKTKIAAINGASDLLRTLPQQNYNVEEYARNRVEIARRKVEEYERHQLLLQKGAFIKAAHLLSPFAKKRNCKQVEKEVRTLLHRSYIGLLKSAPLLREQRKREVELAEENRRLREEQIRQEREERLKNSKDYDVLDLDNLNEDPFFGGLGSSDTEDEKEPPQQEGTNKSGNTAPSATPEISDRANTMSADIPGRSVLDEAESQDLTREADMEFDSEKNKDDTSNEYSFQTAGNPRLSPGGPSSALHDFTSTPPALPSSDNREIHEGTPSTSAPQVPDNGEQQRQKAPEASVNVNDASAEPQEPRTN from the coding sequence ATGACAAAGTCTGCACCGGACTCTCCAAGCAGttcctcttctgagctCAAAGGAGTTCAGCTGAGACATCTGCCGAACTTAGAGGAGATACCAAGGACGGCTCTGGATGACCctttgagaaaactgcTGGAAAAGGCTGTGGCCATCCAGCTGAAAGCAGTAAACAGCAACGTGTCTATCTCACAATTTGCATTCGAGAATCTGATCATTTTAGTGGAACAAATGCTCTCTAACATGCTAGTGGACCTTCACAAAATGGTAAATATACAGAGAAGGCATTGCATATCGAAGAAAGACCTTCTTCTGATAATAGATGGCTACAATTTGACGTGCGCTGACCTTATGGTAGAGCTCGAGAGGTCCCAGTACGTGCGGTCCCACAACCTAGAACGCGTCCGCAAGGTACGGGAGGAAAGCGAAGTGGTAGAGGCAAAGGAAAAAACGCCTCTATCcgaaaaagagcttttggaatCAAAGCACCTAGAGTTCTTCATTCAGGATAAAGAAATTCTTACGCTAGTACCGCCCACACCCAAGAATACCAAGTATGTGCCGAGATGGCTTCCCGAGTTTCCCCCAGACCACACGTATAGATTCACGTCTCAATTTAATAGACCTATCACTGACGAGAGGCTGATGAAACGCAAATTGGCAGAGGAAGCCGATCTTTCAGAAAAGGCACTTATCCATTTATCCAAGTTAAGTCACGAAGAATCGCCCTCAGAGGGTGCTGACAGCGACGAAATATTTAAGGAAAGCCAACAAGACACACAACTGATATTCGGGCCCGCGAAGAAAACGAAGATTGCAGCAATCAACGGAGCTAGTGACCTCTTGCGTACTCTCCCTCAGCAGAACTACAACGTGGAGGAATATGCAAGAAATCGCGTCGAGATTGCAAGGCGGAAAGTCGAAGAGTATGAGAGGCACCAGCTGCTTTTACAAAAGGGTGCATTCATTAAGGCAGCACACCTGCTATCTCCATTcgcaaaaaagaggaacTGCAAACaggttgaaaaagaggtACGAACACTTCTGCATCGCAGTTACATTGGCTTATTGAAAAGTGCGCCGCTTCTACGGGAGCAGCGCAAACGCGAGGTTGAACTGgcagaagaaaacaggCGCCTCAGAGAAGAGCAGATAAGGCAAGAGAGGGAAGAGAGGCTCAAGAACTCTAAAGATTACGATGTGCTAGACCTTGACAACCTCAATGAAGATCCCTTTTTCGGTGGATTAGGAAGCAGTGACACTGAAGACGAGAAGGAGCCACCGCAGCAAGAGGGTACCAACAAATCAGGTAATACAGCGCCCAGCGCTACTCCAGAGATTAGCGACCGGGCAAATACTATGTCAGCAGATATCCCAGGGCGTTCTGTGCTAGATGAGGCAGAATCTCAGGACCTTACAAGAGAAGCTGATATGGAGTTTGATTcagaaaagaacaaagacGACACAAGTAATGAGTATTCTTTTCAAACCGCTGGGAATCCTCGACTTTCACCTGGAGGACCCTCAAGCGCTCTCCATGATTTCACTAGCACACCGCCCGCGCTGCCTTCGAGTGATAACAGAGAAATCCACGAGGGAACCCCTAGTACATCCGCACCCCAAGTTCCCGATAATGGGGAGCAACAACGGCAAAAAGCCCCTGAGGCCAGTGTGAACGTCAACGACGCCTCCGCTGAGCCTCAGGAGCCTCGGACTAATTAG